The following coding sequences are from one Cervus canadensis isolate Bull #8, Minnesota chromosome 4, ASM1932006v1, whole genome shotgun sequence window:
- the LOC122439291 gene encoding heterogeneous nuclear ribonucleoproteins A2/B1-like produces MEKTVTSVPVKREKEENEQIRKLFIGGLSSETTEESLKNYYQQWGELTDCVVIRGLASQKSRGFGFVTFSSVAEVDAAMAARPHSIDGRVVDPKRAVAREKSEKQGSLVTVKKLFVGGIKEDTEEHHLREYFEKYGKIDVIEIITDRQSGKKRGFGFVTFDDYDPVDKIVLQKYHTINGHRAEVGKALSKQEMKETQGSRSRKGGPFGFSVSSSGGGNFGRGPGTKFRGEADGYGNGPRSRDGYHGYGGGPGGGNFVGYPCYGGGGGEYGGRGPGYGNQWKFSGGGYGNNFGNYNQQPSNYGPMRNGIFDVGRNIAAPYGGENYGPGGSGGSWGYGGGSGY; encoded by the coding sequence ATGGAGAAAACTGTGACATCTGTTCCTgtgaagagggaaaaggaagaaaacgaACAAATTCGTAAACTCTTCATTGGTGGCTTGAGCTCTGAAACCACAGAAGAAAGTCTGAAGAACTACTACCAGCAGTGGGGAGAACTCACAGACTGTGTGGTCATAAGGGGCCTTGCCAGTCAAAAATCAAGAGGGTTTGGTTTTGTTACTTTCTCCTCCGTGGCTGAGGTGGATGCAGCCATGGCGGCCAGACCTCATTCCATTGATGGGAGAGTGGTTGACCCCAAACGTGCTGTTGCGAGAGAGAAATCTGAAAAACAGGGGTCGCTTGTCACTGTGAAGAAGCTGTTCGTTGGTGGAATTAAGGAAGATACCGAGGAGCATCATCTTAGAGAGTACTTTGAGAAATATGGAAAAATCGATGTCATTGAGATCATTACTGATAGGCAGTCGGGCAAGAAAAGAGGCTTTGGATTTGTGACTTTTGATGACTATGATCCCGTGGATAAGATAGTATTGCAGAAATACCATACCATCAATGGTCATCGTGCAGAAGTCGGGAAGGCTTTATCGAAACAGGAAATGAAGGAAACTCAAGGTTCTAGAAGTAGAAAAGGAGGCCCTTTTGGTTTTAGTGTTTCTTCTAGTGGGGGTGGAAATTTTGGACGAGGGCCAGGAACTAAATTTAGAGGAGAAGCTGATGGATATGGAAATGGTCCCAGATCTAGGGATGGCTATCATGGGTATGGAGGAGGACCTGGAGGTGGTAATTTTGTAGGTTACCCTTGttatggaggaggaggtggagaatATGGTGGTCGAGGTCCTGGGTATGGCAACCAGTGGAAGTTCTCTGGAGGTGGTTATGGCAATAATTTTGGAAATTACAACCAGCAACCGTCTAATTACGGTCCAATGAGGAATGGTATCTTTGATGTTGGCAGGAACATAGCAGCCCCATACGGTGGAGAAAATTATGGCCCAGGAGGCAGTGGAGGAAGTTGGGGttatggaggaggaagtggatATTGA
- the LOC122439294 gene encoding olfactory receptor 2Z1, whose product MTDVNQSVASDFILVGLFSRSGSPQLLFFLVAVMFIMGLLGNTTLLFLICVDSRLHTPMYFLLGQLSLFDVGFPLVTIPKMASDFLQGEGSISFGGCAAQIFFLTLMGVAEGVLLALMSYDRYVAVCHPLQYSLLMRRPVCLLMVISSWLAGVLNACIQTSITLHFPYCASHTVDHFFCEVPALLKLSCADTSAYELALSSSGVLILVLSLSLIATSYGHVLGAVLRMRSEEARHKAFTTCSSHITAVGLFYGAAVFMYMVPGAYHSPRQDNMVSLFYSLITPTLNPLIYSLRNREVWMALVKVLRRAGRKAK is encoded by the coding sequence ATGACAGATGTGAATCAGTCAGTGGCCTCTGACTTCATTCTGGTGGGCCTCTTCAGCCGCTCAGGGTCACCTCAGCTACTGTTCTTCCTGGTGGCTGTCATGTTTATCATGGGGCTTCTGGGCAACACCACTCTGCTCTTCCTGATCTGCGTGGACTCTCGGCTCCACACACCGATGTATTTTCTGCTCGGTCAGCTCTCCCTGTTTGATGTTGGCTTCCCCCTGGTCACCATCCCCAAGATGGCCTCAGACTTTCTGCAGGGAGAAGGTTCCATCTCCTTTGGGGGTTGTGCAGCTCAGATATTCTTCCTCACGCTGATGGGTGTGGCTGAGGGCGTCCTGTTGGCCCTCATGTCCTATGACCGTTATGTGGCTGTGTGccacccgctgcagtattctctGCTCATGAGGCGCCCGGTGTGCCTGCTCATGGTGATCTCCTCCTGGCTGGCGGGTGTGCTCAATGCCTGCATCCAGACCTCCATCACTCTGCACTTCCCCTACTGTGCCTCGCACACCGTGGACCACTTCTTTTGTGAGGTGCCGGCGCTGCTGAAGCTCTCCTGCGCGGACACGTCCGCCTATGAACTGGCGCTGTCCTCCTCGGGAGTGCTGATCCTGgtgctttccctttctctcattGCCACCTCCTATGGCCACGTGTTGGGGGCTGTTCTACGTATGCGCTCAGAGGAGGCTCGCCACAAGGCCTTCACCACCTGCTCCTCACACATCACAGCAGTGGGACTCTTCTATGGCGCAGCCGTGTTCATGTACATGGTCCCGGGTGCCTACCACAGCCCACGCCAGGACAACATGGTCTCCCTGTTCTACAGCCTTATCACCCCCACACTCAACCCCCTCATATACAGCCTGAGGAACCGGGAAGTGTGGATGGCTTTGGTCAAAGTTCTCCGCAGAGCTGGGCGCAAGGCAAAGTGA
- the ACTL9 gene encoding actin-like protein 9 yields MDPNQGNPSKPQASLEIPKPSLNLTSTLANSTLPQEPPSMVGDRLPPKTGAVVIDMGTGTCKVGFAGQARPTYTVATIVGCQPQKPATSGQPATETFIGEAARKRPELTLVQPVHSGIVVDWDAAELIWRHLLEHDLRVATRDHPLLFSDPPFSPPTNREKLVEVVFESLSSPAMYVASQSVLSVYAHGRVSGLVVDTGHGVTYTVPVFQGYNLPHATQRLDLAGTHLTAFLAEMLLGSGLPLGQQDLDTVENIKHRYCYVAPDFLKEQARPELECRQTLKLPDGRTVTLGKELFQCPELLFSPPEIPGLSPVGVPTMAQQSLCKVAAELRTDLAQNVLLCGGSSLFTGFQARFQRELLRNLPPEAHVVVMAQPTRNFSVWIGGSILASLRTFQSCWVLREQYEEQGPHIVYRKCY; encoded by the coding sequence ATGGATCCAAATCAGGGCAACCCTTCGAAGCCCCAAGCCTCCCTGGAGATCCCCAAGCCTAGCCTGAACCTCACCTCAACCCTGGCAAATAGCACCCTCCCTCAGGAACCCCCCAGCATGGTGGGCGACAGACTGCCCCCAAAGACCGGGGCGGTGGTCATCGACATGGGCACGGGCACGTGTAAGGTGGGCTTCGCCGGGCAGGCCCGGCCCACCTATACCGTGGCCACCATCGTCGGCTGCCAGCCCCAGAAACCGGCCACCTCAGGGCAGCCGGCAACGGAAACCTTCATCGGCGAAGCCGCCCGCAAACGCCCGGAGCTGACGCTGGTGCAGCCGGTGCACAGCGGCATCGTGGTGGACTGGGATGCGGCCGAGCTCATCTGGCGCCACCTGCTGGAGCATGACCTCCGCGTGGCCACCCGCGACCACCCGCTGCTCTTCTCCGACCCGCCCTTCAGCCCCCCCACCAACCGCGAGAAGCTGGTGGAGGTGGTCTTTGAGTCGCTGAGCTCCCCGGCCATGTACGTGGCTTCACAGTCCGTGCTGTCGGTCTATGCACACGGGCGGGTCAGCGGGCTGGTGGTGGACACGGGCCACGGAGTCACCTACACCGTGCCCGTCTTCCAAGGCTACAACCTGCCCCACGCCACACAGCGCCTGGACCTGGCGGGCACCCACCTGACCGCCTTCCTGGCGGAGATGCTGCTCGGCTCCGGGCTACCCCTGGGGCAGCAGGACCTGGACACGGTGGAGAACATCAAGCACAGATACTGCTACGTGGCCCCGGACTTCCTGAAGGAACAGGCCCGGCCAGAGCTGGAATGCCGCCAGACCCTGAAGCTGCCGGACGGACGGACGGTCACGCTGGGCAAAGAGCTGTTCCAGTGCCCCGAGTTGCTCTTCAGCCCCCCGGAGATCCCAGGGCTGTCCCCCGTGGGCGTCCCCACCATGGCCCAGCAGAGCCTCTGCAAGGTGGCCGCGGAGCTGCGGACCGACTTGGCCCAGAACGTGCTGCTGTGCGGGGGCTCTTCGCTCTTCACCGGGTTCCAGGCGCGCTTCCAAAGGGAACTGCTCCGCAATCTGCCGCCAGAGGCACACGTGGTGGTGATGGCCCAGCCCACCAGGAATTTCTCCGTGTGGATCGGGGGCTCCATCCTGGCCTCCCTGCGCACCTTCCAGTCCTGCTGGGTCCTGCGGGagcaatacgaggagcaggggCCCCACATCGTGTACCGCAAATGCTACTga